Proteins encoded together in one Halalkaliarchaeum sp. AArc-CO window:
- a CDS encoding DUF6166 domain-containing protein — translation MSRRPLGSTHGDAHRGPSSTGGQAGLSTEAVYRGRRDPTAPVGEEVEVTVDGEPLDKRYDLLSASPSGFEYGYGGSGPAQLAIAILAHAYNDDFACEWYQRFKREVIAELPEDGWTLTTSDLDAWREGVTGDA, via the coding sequence ATGAGCCGCAGACCCCTGGGTTCGACCCACGGAGATGCCCATCGAGGGCCTTCGAGTACGGGTGGTCAGGCGGGCCTCTCGACGGAGGCGGTCTACCGAGGGCGACGGGATCCAACAGCGCCAGTGGGTGAGGAGGTTGAGGTCACCGTCGATGGTGAACCACTGGACAAGCGATATGATCTACTCAGCGCCAGTCCCTCGGGATTTGAATACGGGTATGGTGGCTCAGGTCCGGCACAGTTGGCAATAGCGATACTTGCCCACGCCTACAACGACGATTTCGCTTGCGAGTGGTATCAACGATTCAAGCGGGAAGTCATCGCGGAGCTTCCTGAGGACGGCTGGACGCTGACGACAAGCGACCTTGATGCCTGGCGCGAGGGGGTGACTGGCGATGCTTAA
- a CDS encoding SprT family zinc-dependent metalloprotease — MSSEHRQVTVANEPIEYHVRRSSNATEPRIDVGIHEITVVLPEGVSADPEQLLLENGHWVVAKKRKFDRYREQVPERKFEEGTTFPFLGEPHEIVVEVRSAAEIVDRTIRLAEHNVERTSLKRALETFYRRKAREQFEEYAGHYAAEMGVEYDRIEVRNQRTKWGSCSTNGTIGLNWRLMMAPPEIVEYVVIHELAHIQEPNHSEAFWSLVERYDPEYRAHKNWLAENSTRLVFCSDDV; from the coding sequence ATGAGTAGCGAACATCGCCAGGTCACTGTTGCGAACGAACCGATCGAGTATCACGTTAGACGGAGTAGCAATGCGACCGAGCCCCGCATCGATGTCGGTATCCACGAGATCACAGTCGTCCTTCCGGAAGGAGTCTCCGCTGATCCGGAACAACTGTTACTCGAAAACGGTCACTGGGTCGTTGCGAAAAAGCGGAAGTTCGACAGGTATCGTGAGCAAGTTCCAGAGCGTAAGTTCGAGGAGGGGACGACGTTTCCGTTCCTCGGCGAACCTCACGAAATCGTCGTCGAAGTCCGGTCCGCGGCGGAGATCGTTGACCGGACGATACGTCTTGCGGAGCACAACGTCGAACGGACATCGTTGAAACGAGCTCTGGAGACGTTCTATCGTCGAAAGGCACGAGAACAGTTTGAGGAGTATGCTGGCCACTACGCGGCGGAGATGGGCGTCGAATACGATCGTATCGAGGTTCGGAATCAACGAACGAAGTGGGGAAGCTGCTCAACGAACGGGACGATCGGGTTGAACTGGCGGCTGATGATGGCCCCACCTGAAATCGTCGAGTACGTTGTGATTCACGAGCTCGCCCACATCCAAGAACCGAATCATTCCGAGGCGTTCTGGTCACTGGTAGAGCGGTACGATCCAGAATACCGCGCCCACAAGAACTGGTTGGCCGAAAATAGCACGCGATTAGTGTTTTGTTCTGACGACGTGTAA
- a CDS encoding class I SAM-dependent DNA methyltransferase — protein MSLSLGELDDHLFKCADIIRNTVDKTDYKDYILPLVFYKTISDTYDDQYEQRLEEYGDEEIAKRPAFYDFVVPEEYAWEELRAQNKNVDQFINEAFDALSEANEGKLEGVLRADFVAADALDDQKLTTLVEHLSTYNLSIERVPPDLLGEAYMDLVRHFASEEGRDGGEFFTPPHIVELMVRLLEPFEDGDTFHDPTCGSGGMLVEAARHYREVQGGDPSKLTFTGQEINPDIYAIAKINLFVHGLNGDIQRGDSLGDPKFEDNGELDTFDYVLANFPFSADWPKDDLQDDPWNRFGWADKLPRADRGDYAFIMHMAEQLNDTGQAAIVVPHGVLFRKHESKYRKPMIDNDLVEAVIGLPKNLFQNNSIPTAILLLNQDKSEERTDEVQFIHAADEGFYREESNQNILTPEGINKIVENFNDWTNEERVSRAVSAEEIRENDYNLNIALYVDTTEPEEELNVAEELATLRELQAERKEIEARMTQHMGALNYE, from the coding sequence ATGTCTCTCAGTCTCGGCGAACTCGACGACCATCTCTTCAAGTGCGCCGACATCATCCGGAATACCGTCGACAAGACCGACTACAAAGACTACATCCTCCCGCTCGTCTTCTACAAGACGATCTCGGACACGTACGACGACCAGTATGAGCAGCGGCTCGAAGAGTACGGTGACGAGGAGATCGCCAAACGACCGGCCTTCTACGACTTCGTTGTCCCCGAAGAGTACGCGTGGGAAGAACTACGCGCGCAGAACAAGAACGTCGACCAGTTCATCAACGAAGCCTTCGACGCTCTCTCAGAGGCCAATGAGGGCAAGTTGGAGGGTGTTCTGCGGGCCGACTTCGTCGCCGCCGACGCTCTGGACGATCAAAAGCTCACGACACTCGTCGAGCATCTGAGCACGTACAACCTCTCCATCGAGCGTGTCCCGCCGGATCTGCTCGGCGAGGCGTACATGGATCTCGTGCGTCACTTCGCCAGTGAGGAAGGCCGGGATGGTGGGGAGTTCTTCACGCCGCCGCACATCGTTGAACTAATGGTCCGTCTGCTGGAACCGTTCGAGGACGGCGACACGTTCCACGATCCGACCTGTGGTTCCGGCGGGATGCTCGTTGAGGCCGCCCGTCACTATCGCGAGGTACAGGGTGGCGACCCCTCAAAACTCACGTTCACCGGTCAGGAAATCAACCCAGACATCTACGCGATTGCGAAGATCAACCTCTTCGTCCACGGGCTGAACGGTGACATCCAACGTGGCGACTCACTGGGCGATCCGAAGTTCGAAGACAACGGTGAGTTGGACACGTTTGATTACGTCCTCGCAAACTTCCCGTTCTCGGCGGATTGGCCGAAAGACGACCTCCAAGACGACCCGTGGAATCGGTTTGGCTGGGCCGACAAGCTTCCGCGGGCCGACCGGGGCGACTACGCGTTCATCATGCATATGGCCGAGCAGCTGAATGATACCGGCCAAGCGGCGATCGTTGTTCCTCACGGCGTGCTCTTCCGCAAGCACGAGAGCAAGTACCGGAAGCCGATGATCGATAACGATCTCGTCGAGGCGGTGATCGGGTTGCCGAAGAACCTATTTCAGAATAACTCGATACCGACAGCTATCCTATTATTGAATCAGGACAAGTCAGAAGAACGGACTGACGAGGTACAGTTCATTCATGCTGCTGACGAGGGATTCTACCGCGAAGAGAGCAACCAGAACATCCTCACGCCTGAAGGAATAAATAAAATTGTTGAGAACTTTAACGACTGGACGAACGAAGAACGGGTTAGCCGGGCGGTATCGGCCGAGGAGATCCGTGAAAACGACTACAATCTTAACATCGCGCTCTACGTAGATACAACCGAACCTGAGGAGGAACTTAACGTCGCCGAAGAGTTGGCAACGTTGCGGGAGCTACAGGCCGAGCGCAAAGAGATCGAGGCACGGATGACTCAGCACATGGGGGCGCTGAACTATGAGTGA
- a CDS encoding winged helix-turn-helix domain-containing protein, with translation MSQCDNRILEFLDETGIVATPFVISSNIDYSRQYVNQRIRILAANDLVENTGDGLYRITDLGRQYLVGELDKDDLTPGQHEE, from the coding sequence ATGTCACAATGCGACAATCGTATCCTTGAGTTTCTGGACGAAACGGGGATCGTCGCTACACCGTTTGTGATCTCCAGCAACATCGACTACTCGCGCCAGTACGTGAACCAACGCATCCGAATCCTCGCTGCTAACGACCTCGTCGAAAACACTGGCGACGGACTCTATCGGATCACTGATCTTGGACGTCAGTACCTTGTTGGGGAGCTCGACAAGGACGACCTCACTCCAGGCCAGCACGAAGAGTAA
- a CDS encoding type I restriction endonuclease subunit R, whose product MADPLPSEAGVEGSILQWLDSLGWETYGLDDGEGASHLDTEYDREASDVIYWNLLRERVKAINDDVDETNVDRFLNSLRRDLDTDDLMDGNRKFQKLLRTGKQFAAKHNNGTTKPTYVDLIDFADIENNHFVAANQFRVNRRKSIRPDVTLFVNGIPLVQMELKSLAQDNDFFDAISDLQSYEEQVPRLFVPGLLNVAADTTELRYGAVSASTEFYEPWTDAPPEYEDPNPMKQAVQALCNPQTLLNILDNFVFYERTAGGDAKIVPRHMQYYAVQRILRRVYDDDADRGLIWHTQGSGKSYTMLYAAKNLLERDVMGSPQVFIIVDTDKLASQMRDNLSNIGFERSEVAGSIEHLQQLIEEGKSQLVLTTIQKFQDVEPDSQGNDEVVVMSDEAHRFMEKDLGSRLDAALPNCYHFGFTGTPVHEGESELDRNTFREFSPDGEECLHRYSIKRGIEDDLIKPVFFTLWHDVEWDIDEAGMDERFDASFSDLPDEEKQEIIAESFTSRELGELQPRVEAYVEKLNEHFDEKVDANGWKGMVVTPSREAAALYGELLIEERDPSEVDVIYTSNEGDSERIRQFHTTSEERGRIVKRFREEDEPKLLVVHNMLLTGFDAPVLKTMYLDRNLKNHTLLQAIARTNRPAEGKTNGEIVDFQGVFRNVDEALQYDKETRDFAARDEEELFETLEDQLEDVLDLFEDIPKTDSQESLQACLARVSKHPEKREFKQGYRRLQNLYESVSPDGRLIESGIQAKYQWLTRVFVAFRRNNNRDENPEDDMREKTKKIVEDNVDVRDIKDRFPVYKIGEEHLEAVQDMDEPAAQASSIAHATKDHLHPRSNQNPRYKRLSERVTDLVERWQSGQMDDPAAVDALEQLEREVIEVEQEADERDLSDGAFAVFAELVDHHEELIGSERDAEELARDIYDAFESEVDTSFEGWHTNDGTLNAIEIAVIDVLVKDHDRADLVKADDFVENVRDYLIENAASSSGSL is encoded by the coding sequence ATGGCTGATCCACTCCCTTCCGAGGCTGGCGTCGAAGGATCTATCCTCCAGTGGCTCGACAGCCTCGGCTGGGAGACTTACGGCCTCGACGACGGTGAGGGAGCGTCTCACCTCGACACCGAATACGACCGCGAAGCGAGTGATGTTATCTACTGGAACCTCCTCCGTGAGCGTGTCAAGGCCATTAACGACGATGTCGACGAAACTAACGTCGATCGCTTCCTCAACTCTCTGCGCCGTGACCTCGACACCGATGATCTAATGGACGGCAACCGGAAGTTCCAGAAGCTTCTCCGCACAGGTAAACAGTTCGCAGCCAAGCACAACAACGGTACGACCAAGCCCACCTACGTCGACCTGATCGATTTCGCGGACATTGAGAACAACCACTTCGTTGCCGCCAACCAGTTCCGCGTCAACCGTCGCAAGTCGATCCGCCCAGACGTGACGCTGTTCGTTAACGGTATCCCACTGGTACAGATGGAACTCAAGTCGCTCGCGCAGGATAACGACTTCTTCGACGCCATCAGCGATCTTCAGAGCTACGAAGAGCAGGTTCCTCGGCTGTTCGTCCCTGGTCTATTGAACGTTGCCGCCGACACAACAGAGCTCCGTTATGGTGCTGTCAGTGCTAGCACAGAGTTCTACGAGCCGTGGACGGATGCCCCACCGGAGTACGAGGATCCGAATCCGATGAAACAAGCCGTCCAGGCGTTGTGCAACCCACAGACACTACTGAACATCCTCGACAACTTCGTCTTCTACGAGCGCACTGCGGGCGGTGACGCAAAGATTGTTCCCCGCCATATGCAGTACTATGCAGTTCAGCGTATTCTCCGGCGTGTCTACGATGACGACGCCGACCGCGGGCTGATCTGGCACACACAGGGCTCGGGCAAGTCCTACACGATGCTCTACGCAGCGAAGAACCTACTCGAACGCGACGTGATGGGCTCGCCGCAGGTGTTCATCATCGTCGATACGGACAAGCTCGCCAGCCAGATGCGGGACAACTTGAGTAACATCGGCTTCGAACGATCAGAGGTCGCCGGAAGCATCGAACACCTCCAGCAGCTCATCGAGGAGGGCAAGAGCCAGCTCGTTCTCACAACCATCCAAAAGTTCCAGGATGTCGAACCGGACAGCCAAGGCAACGACGAGGTCGTGGTGATGTCCGATGAGGCCCACCGCTTCATGGAGAAGGATCTTGGTAGCCGACTCGATGCCGCACTACCGAACTGCTATCACTTCGGGTTCACCGGTACACCCGTTCACGAGGGTGAGAGTGAACTCGACCGCAATACCTTCCGCGAGTTCAGCCCCGATGGCGAGGAGTGTCTCCACAGATACTCGATCAAGCGCGGGATCGAGGACGATCTGATCAAGCCTGTCTTCTTCACGCTCTGGCACGATGTCGAGTGGGATATTGACGAAGCGGGGATGGACGAACGCTTCGATGCATCGTTTAGCGACCTTCCAGACGAGGAGAAACAGGAAATCATCGCCGAGTCGTTCACGAGCCGAGAACTTGGTGAACTCCAGCCGCGCGTAGAGGCCTACGTCGAGAAGCTGAACGAGCATTTCGACGAGAAGGTCGACGCCAACGGCTGGAAAGGGATGGTCGTTACGCCGAGTCGAGAAGCCGCCGCCTTGTACGGTGAGCTGTTGATAGAGGAACGCGATCCCTCGGAGGTCGACGTGATCTACACCTCGAACGAGGGGGATAGCGAGCGCATCCGCCAGTTTCACACGACAAGCGAAGAACGCGGCCGCATTGTCAAGCGATTCCGGGAGGAGGACGAGCCGAAGCTGCTCGTCGTCCACAATATGCTCCTGACTGGCTTTGATGCCCCCGTGCTCAAGACGATGTATCTTGACCGCAATCTGAAGAACCACACCCTGCTCCAGGCGATCGCCCGGACGAATCGTCCAGCCGAGGGCAAGACCAACGGCGAGATCGTCGACTTCCAGGGCGTGTTCCGCAATGTCGATGAAGCCCTCCAGTACGACAAGGAGACGCGTGACTTCGCTGCTCGCGACGAAGAAGAGCTTTTCGAGACGCTTGAAGATCAACTCGAAGACGTACTCGACTTGTTCGAAGACATCCCAAAGACGGATTCCCAAGAGAGTTTACAGGCGTGTCTCGCTCGTGTGAGCAAACACCCAGAGAAGCGGGAGTTCAAGCAGGGGTATCGGCGACTCCAGAACCTCTACGAGAGCGTCTCACCTGACGGTCGACTGATCGAGAGCGGTATCCAGGCGAAGTACCAGTGGCTTACTCGCGTGTTCGTCGCGTTCCGCCGGAACAACAACCGTGACGAGAACCCCGAAGACGATATGCGGGAGAAGACGAAGAAGATCGTCGAGGACAACGTCGACGTCCGCGACATCAAGGACCGATTCCCGGTGTACAAAATCGGCGAGGAACACCTCGAAGCGGTCCAGGATATGGATGAGCCAGCCGCACAGGCGTCTTCGATCGCACACGCAACCAAAGACCACCTTCACCCTCGGTCGAACCAGAACCCACGCTACAAGCGGCTGAGCGAACGCGTGACCGATCTTGTCGAGCGATGGCAAAGCGGTCAGATGGACGATCCCGCGGCCGTCGACGCACTCGAACAGCTCGAACGCGAGGTTATTGAAGTCGAGCAGGAGGCTGATGAGCGTGATCTCTCGGATGGCGCGTTCGCGGTGTTTGCGGAGTTGGTCGACCACCACGAGGAGCTGATCGGTAGCGAACGCGACGCAGAAGAACTCGCTCGCGACATCTACGACGCGTTCGAGTCAGAAGTCGATACAAGTTTCGAGGGGTGGCACACAAACGACGGGACGTTGAACGCGATCGAGATTGCCGTTATTGACGTACTGGTGAAAGATCACGACCGAGCGGATTTAGTGAAGGCGGACGACTTCGTTGAGAACGTCCGAGACTACTTAATCGAAAACGCGGCCAGTTCGTCGGGAAGCCTATGA
- a CDS encoding restriction endonuclease subunit S → MSEQEASLDEFVSNADEQKLDQHLPEIDKIPKDWSIVAVEDVADNLVGGGTPSKSNDEYWEGDIPWASVKDLNGIELSETEDHITEAGVKNSATNVVSTDSVIVSTRMTVGEPFLNNVDMAINQDMKAIIPDTERINPLFLVYSLWDKDPYLKSLGRGTTVDGITTQDLLLTHFGLPSIEEQHKIASVLYTVDQAIQKTEEISVQTKRTKRGVAQNLFRHSTNGQETVDTWLGKVPATWEIVPFKELIDSNRNGLYKSTDAYGEGYPIAKMGNALEERVLNMSTADRLELTKSEKEKYALEEGDLIFARRAQDVSAAGDCCYVPKLDELTVFESSLIRIRLTGQADPRFYTQYFEGPIGSKAIERIITETSISGIATSDLLELKTALPPLEEQREIASILWEFDRLVEALQDEMARYKQLKQGLMQDLLSGEVRTHDKDIEIVNEVLQHG, encoded by the coding sequence ATGAGTGAGCAGGAGGCGAGTCTGGACGAGTTTGTGTCAAATGCAGATGAACAGAAACTAGATCAGCACCTCCCGGAAATCGATAAGATCCCCAAGGATTGGAGCATTGTCGCAGTAGAGGATGTCGCCGATAATCTCGTTGGCGGTGGAACTCCATCAAAGAGTAACGATGAGTATTGGGAAGGAGACATCCCTTGGGCTAGTGTTAAAGATCTCAACGGGATTGAGCTATCCGAGACGGAAGACCACATTACCGAAGCTGGAGTTAAGAATAGCGCAACCAACGTCGTTTCGACTGACTCGGTTATTGTCTCAACTCGGATGACTGTAGGAGAGCCCTTCCTCAACAATGTAGATATGGCAATCAATCAGGATATGAAAGCCATCATTCCCGATACCGAGAGAATAAATCCCCTGTTCCTCGTGTATTCTCTCTGGGATAAGGATCCATACCTCAAGAGTCTCGGACGTGGTACCACCGTTGACGGGATCACCACACAAGATCTATTGCTGACTCACTTTGGTTTACCCTCGATCGAAGAGCAACACAAAATCGCCAGCGTACTCTATACCGTCGATCAGGCGATTCAGAAGACCGAAGAAATCAGTGTTCAGACTAAGCGAACAAAAAGGGGTGTCGCTCAAAATCTCTTTCGTCACAGCACCAACGGGCAAGAAACAGTCGACACGTGGCTCGGTAAAGTCCCTGCTACATGGGAAATCGTCCCGTTTAAAGAGCTCATAGACTCGAACAGAAATGGTCTGTACAAGTCCACCGATGCATACGGAGAAGGTTATCCCATAGCCAAAATGGGGAACGCTCTCGAAGAACGTGTTCTCAATATGTCAACTGCTGACAGGCTCGAACTCACAAAAAGTGAGAAAGAAAAATACGCCCTTGAAGAAGGCGACCTGATTTTTGCTCGTCGGGCTCAAGATGTTTCAGCCGCGGGGGACTGTTGCTACGTACCTAAACTCGACGAACTAACTGTTTTTGAATCCTCTCTCATTCGTATTCGGCTCACAGGACAAGCTGATCCCCGCTTCTACACCCAGTACTTCGAGGGACCAATCGGCTCGAAAGCAATCGAACGGATCATCACTGAAACCAGTATCTCGGGGATCGCTACGAGCGACCTCCTCGAACTGAAAACGGCTCTCCCTCCACTTGAGGAACAACGTGAGATTGCATCGATTCTGTGGGAGTTCGATAGACTGGTCGAAGCTCTTCAAGATGAAATGGCTCGGTATAAACAGCTCAAACAAGGCCTTATGCAAGATCTCCTTTCGGGAGAAGTCCGAACCCACGACAAAGATATCGAAATCGTAAACGAAGTGCTCCAACATGGCTGA